One region of Pseudoalteromonas galatheae genomic DNA includes:
- a CDS encoding valine--tRNA ligase produces the protein MDKTYNPQDIEQSLYQDWESNGYFKPSGNGDAYSIMIPPPNVTGSLHMGHAFQDTIMDTLIRYQRMKGKNTLWQVGTDHAGIATQMVVERKLAAEEGKSRHDLGRDEFINKIWEWKDQSGGTITKQLRRLGASVDWDRERFTMDDGLSEAVKEVFVRLYQDDLIYRGKRLVNWDPKLHTAISDLEVENKDKQGHMWNLRYPLADGVTTKDGKDYIIVATTRPETMLGDTGVAVNPDDERYQDLIGKEILLPIVNRRIPIVADEHADMEKGTGCVKITPAHDFNDNEVGKRHELPMINVFNKDAAVLNTGECFTFDGKPLEAMDAPIPERFHGLDRFDARKQIVDEFEQLGLLEKIDDHSLTVPYGDRSGVVIEPLLTDQWYVRVAPLAEPAVKAVEDGDIQFVPKQYENMYFSWMRDVQDWCISRQLWWGHRIPAWYDNEGNVYVGRDEAEVRQNHNLDASVVLTQDEDVLDTWFSSALWTFSTLGWPENTEDLKVFHPSDTLVTGFDIIFFWVARMIMMTMHFIKDEDGKPQVPFKTVYVTGLIRDENGDKMSKSKGNVLDPLDMIDGIDLESLVTKRTGNMMQPQLAAKIEKNTRKTFVDGIEAHGTDALRFTLAAMASTGRDINWDMNRLEGYRNFCNKLWNASRYVLMNTEEQDCGFNDNEKVYSLADRWILGQFQNTVKVFSEHLDNYRFDLAANTIYEFTWNQFCDWYLELTKPILFKGNEAQQRGTRHTLITVLEGLLRLMHPLMPYITETIWQRVAPIAGVEAKTIMLEAFPVFDESKVDAQAMADLEWVKQFIIAIRNIRGEMDISPSKPLNVLLTGASEDDKRRLEENQAFLSALAKLETVDLLASKDEAPACATAFIGDLEIMIPMAGLIDVEAELARIAKQLEKAEKGLEQVEKKLANEKFVSNAPEAVLAKEKAKLAEFSDAKTKLLEQKAKIESL, from the coding sequence ATGGATAAAACCTACAATCCACAAGATATTGAACAGTCTTTGTATCAAGACTGGGAGTCAAATGGCTACTTTAAGCCATCAGGCAATGGTGACGCATACTCGATTATGATCCCACCGCCGAATGTCACAGGTAGTCTACACATGGGCCACGCGTTCCAAGACACTATCATGGACACTTTGATCCGCTACCAGCGTATGAAAGGTAAGAACACGCTATGGCAAGTGGGCACCGACCACGCAGGTATTGCAACTCAGATGGTGGTTGAGCGTAAGCTTGCAGCCGAAGAAGGTAAATCACGCCATGATTTAGGCCGTGACGAATTCATCAATAAAATCTGGGAATGGAAAGACCAATCAGGTGGCACAATTACTAAACAGTTACGCCGCTTAGGTGCATCTGTAGATTGGGATAGAGAACGTTTTACGATGGATGACGGCCTGTCTGAAGCGGTAAAAGAAGTATTCGTTCGCCTATATCAAGATGACTTAATCTACCGTGGTAAGCGCCTAGTTAACTGGGATCCTAAATTACACACTGCGATTTCTGATTTAGAAGTTGAGAATAAAGACAAGCAGGGCCACATGTGGAATTTGCGCTATCCACTTGCGGATGGCGTAACCACCAAAGATGGTAAAGACTACATTATCGTAGCAACCACTCGCCCAGAAACCATGCTAGGTGACACTGGTGTTGCGGTAAACCCGGATGATGAACGTTACCAAGACTTAATTGGTAAAGAAATTCTACTTCCTATCGTCAATCGTCGCATTCCTATCGTTGCTGATGAACATGCAGATATGGAAAAAGGCACGGGCTGCGTAAAAATCACGCCAGCACACGACTTTAACGATAACGAAGTTGGTAAGCGCCATGAGCTGCCAATGATCAACGTGTTCAACAAAGACGCAGCAGTTCTGAATACGGGTGAGTGCTTTACTTTTGATGGTAAGCCACTTGAAGCGATGGATGCCCCAATTCCAGAGCGTTTCCACGGCCTTGACCGTTTCGATGCGCGTAAGCAAATCGTTGACGAGTTTGAGCAGCTTGGTCTACTTGAGAAAATCGACGATCACAGTCTAACCGTTCCTTACGGTGACCGCTCTGGCGTAGTTATCGAGCCACTACTTACCGATCAGTGGTATGTTCGCGTAGCTCCTCTTGCAGAGCCTGCGGTAAAAGCGGTAGAAGATGGTGATATTCAATTCGTACCTAAGCAATACGAGAACATGTACTTCTCTTGGATGCGTGATGTTCAAGACTGGTGTATTTCCCGTCAGCTTTGGTGGGGCCACAGGATCCCAGCTTGGTATGATAATGAAGGTAATGTATATGTTGGCCGTGACGAAGCAGAAGTTCGTCAAAACCATAACCTTGATGCAAGCGTAGTACTTACACAAGATGAAGACGTACTAGACACTTGGTTCTCTTCAGCACTGTGGACTTTCTCAACATTAGGTTGGCCTGAAAACACAGAAGATCTAAAGGTATTCCACCCTTCAGATACCTTGGTTACTGGTTTCGACATTATTTTCTTCTGGGTAGCTCGCATGATCATGATGACCATGCACTTCATCAAAGATGAAGATGGTAAACCTCAAGTTCCATTTAAGACCGTTTATGTGACTGGCCTTATTCGCGATGAAAATGGCGATAAGATGTCTAAGTCCAAGGGTAACGTGTTAGACCCACTAGACATGATTGACGGTATCGATCTTGAGAGTCTAGTGACTAAACGTACGGGCAACATGATGCAGCCACAACTTGCTGCAAAAATTGAGAAAAACACGCGCAAAACATTTGTCGATGGTATTGAAGCACACGGTACTGACGCGTTGCGTTTCACTCTTGCAGCAATGGCGTCAACGGGACGTGATATCAACTGGGATATGAACCGTCTTGAAGGTTACCGTAACTTCTGCAACAAGCTTTGGAATGCTAGCCGTTATGTATTGATGAACACAGAAGAACAAGACTGCGGCTTCAACGATAACGAAAAAGTGTATTCTCTAGCGGATCGTTGGATTTTAGGCCAATTCCAAAATACAGTTAAGGTGTTCTCTGAGCACTTGGACAACTATCGTTTTGACCTTGCGGCAAACACCATTTATGAGTTCACATGGAACCAATTCTGTGACTGGTATCTAGAGCTAACTAAACCAATTCTATTTAAAGGCAATGAAGCGCAGCAGCGTGGTACACGCCATACGCTTATCACCGTGTTGGAAGGCTTACTTCGTTTGATGCACCCACTAATGCCTTATATAACAGAGACAATTTGGCAACGTGTAGCACCAATCGCAGGGGTCGAAGCGAAGACAATTATGCTTGAAGCGTTCCCTGTATTCGACGAAAGCAAAGTTGATGCGCAAGCGATGGCTGACCTTGAGTGGGTGAAGCAATTTATTATCGCTATCCGTAACATTCGTGGTGAAATGGATATCAGCCCAAGTAAGCCGTTAAACGTGCTACTTACTGGTGCAAGCGAAGATGACAAACGTCGTCTAGAAGAAAACCAAGCTTTCTTAAGCGCATTAGCGAAACTGGAAACGGTAGACTTACTCGCAAGCAAAGACGAAGCACCAGCTTGTGCAACTGCATTTATTGGCGACCTTGAGATTATGATCCCAATGGCAGGCCTGATTGATGTTGAAGCAGAACTTGCGCGTATTGCTAAGCAGCTTGAAAAAGCAGAAAAAGGTCTTGAGCAGGTTGAGAAAAAACTTGCGAACGAAAAGTTTGTAAGCAATGCACCTGAAGCAGTACTTGCTAAAGAGAAAGCAAAATTAGCTGAGTTTAGCGATGCAAAAACGAAGCTACTTGAACAAAAAGCCAAGATAGAAAGCTTATAA
- a CDS encoding DNA polymerase III subunit chi: MTIKARFYVLKQNDEPEISVPAHFDLAAQTAASLYQAGHRIFVNVDNTDDAHLFDEHLWCFDADRFVPHNLQGEGPKGGAPVEIGTMPPAARRPVLINLARVVPDFIRRFEQVIDFVPVEASAKQAARERFKQLRALGATISTEDIEK; the protein is encoded by the coding sequence ATGACTATCAAAGCGCGCTTTTACGTGTTAAAACAAAACGATGAGCCGGAGATTAGCGTTCCGGCTCATTTTGATCTGGCAGCACAAACTGCGGCGAGCTTATATCAAGCTGGACACCGTATCTTTGTTAACGTCGATAATACTGACGACGCTCATTTATTCGATGAGCACCTTTGGTGTTTTGACGCAGACAGATTTGTGCCCCACAACTTACAAGGCGAAGGCCCCAAAGGCGGCGCACCAGTGGAAATTGGCACTATGCCTCCTGCTGCTCGTCGCCCCGTGCTCATTAATCTGGCTCGGGTCGTCCCTGACTTTATTCGTCGCTTTGAACAGGTGATAGATTTTGTGCCTGTTGAAGCCAGCGCTAAGCAAGCCGCGCGAGAACGCTTTAAGCAACTTCGTGCACTTGGCGCAACAATTTCCACTGAAGACATTGAGAAATAG
- the pepA gene encoding leucyl aminopeptidase has product MEFSVKSGSPEKQRSACIVVGVYEPRRLSPIGEQLDKISEGYISNLLRRGDLEGKPGQVLLLHHVPNVLSERVLLVGCGKERELDDKQYKQIISKTINTLNETGSMEAVCFLTEQHVKGRDTYWKVRQAVETTQDCLYTFNQLKSKKSEARRPLRKIVFNVPTRRELTIGESAIEHGLAIAAGSKLCKDVANMPPNICNPRYLGEQAQQLAEDFDNVTVNLVGEQEMEELGMHSYLAVGRGSRNESVMSVIHYNGGDEGQAPIVFVGKGLTFDSGGISIKPGEAMDEMKYDMGGAAGVLGLMRAIVQMQLPLNVIGVLAGCENMPGGDAYRPGDILTTMSGQTVEVLNTDAEGRLVLCDALTYVEAFEPETVVDVATLTGACIVALGSHATGLLSNHNPLAHDLLKASEQSGDRAWQLPLWDDYQEQLESPFADFTNLGGRAAGTITAACFLSKFTKKYNWAHLDIAGTAWRSGKNKGATGRPVPMLMQYLLNRANITDAQQD; this is encoded by the coding sequence ATGGAATTCAGCGTTAAAAGTGGTAGTCCAGAGAAACAGCGTAGCGCATGTATTGTTGTAGGTGTATACGAGCCACGCCGTCTCTCACCAATTGGTGAACAGCTGGATAAAATAAGCGAAGGCTATATCTCAAATTTACTTAGACGTGGTGATCTTGAAGGCAAACCAGGACAAGTTCTACTTCTTCACCATGTACCAAATGTATTAAGCGAACGCGTTTTGTTAGTGGGTTGTGGTAAGGAAAGAGAGCTCGACGATAAACAATACAAACAAATTATCTCCAAGACCATCAATACGCTAAATGAAACTGGCTCAATGGAAGCGGTATGTTTCCTGACTGAGCAACATGTTAAAGGTCGTGATACTTACTGGAAAGTTCGCCAAGCGGTCGAGACCACACAAGATTGCCTATATACTTTTAATCAGCTAAAAAGCAAAAAGAGCGAGGCTAGACGCCCGCTACGTAAAATCGTCTTTAACGTACCAACACGTCGTGAATTAACAATAGGTGAGAGCGCGATTGAGCACGGTCTTGCTATCGCAGCAGGCAGTAAACTGTGTAAAGACGTTGCGAATATGCCACCAAATATCTGCAACCCTCGTTATCTGGGCGAGCAAGCACAACAGCTGGCTGAAGACTTTGATAACGTTACGGTTAATCTTGTTGGTGAACAAGAAATGGAAGAGTTAGGTATGCACTCATACCTAGCGGTTGGTCGTGGTAGTCGCAACGAGTCAGTGATGTCGGTTATCCACTATAACGGTGGTGATGAAGGCCAAGCACCAATCGTATTCGTAGGTAAAGGCTTAACATTTGACTCGGGTGGTATTTCTATCAAGCCTGGCGAAGCGATGGATGAAATGAAATACGACATGGGCGGAGCCGCGGGTGTACTTGGCTTAATGCGAGCCATCGTACAAATGCAACTACCACTTAATGTGATTGGTGTTTTAGCAGGCTGCGAAAATATGCCTGGGGGCGATGCTTACCGTCCGGGCGATATTTTAACCACTATGTCAGGTCAAACCGTTGAAGTACTCAATACGGATGCCGAAGGACGCTTAGTACTGTGTGATGCACTCACTTACGTTGAAGCATTCGAGCCAGAAACTGTTGTCGATGTTGCGACACTGACTGGGGCATGTATTGTTGCGCTTGGTAGCCATGCGACAGGTTTATTATCTAACCATAACCCGCTTGCCCATGATTTGCTAAAAGCGTCAGAACAAAGTGGCGACAGAGCGTGGCAACTGCCACTTTGGGATGATTATCAAGAACAACTTGAGAGCCCATTTGCTGACTTTACGAACTTAGGTGGTCGCGCAGCTGGCACAATTACAGCCGCATGTTTCTTGTCCAAGTTTACGAAAAAGTACAACTGGGCGCATTTAGACATTGCAGGTACTGCATGGCGCAGCGGTAAGAACAAAGGCGCTACAGGTCGTCCTGTTCCTATGCTGATGCAATATTTACTTAACCGCGCCAATATCACGGACGCACAGCAAGATTAA
- the lptF gene encoding LPS export ABC transporter permease LptF: MLIFRYLTGEVLKSQVAVFLTLMTIFLSQKFVLILSSASEGSIPGKLVLAMLALKLPQLAGYILPLSLFLGIILAYSRIYADSEMTVLRACGVSEWYVVRVTLVSSVFFALLAACVSMYIAPWASEKEYQLREQADAESGLSTLRAGRFQQTGNEKAVVFVHGISEQGRELDKVFVAQLPEKDSNQAARLVYAQKGEVIELDSGEQQLLLHEGKRYETDGFSQALNRTEFGTYQVQIKEQEIEHQRRKLEAIPSLQLLEMDTPEAKAQFQLRLSVPISILLLTLLAVPLSVVNPRQGKFAKLVPAITLYLGYFILLNAGKFLLAEEKVPASVGLWWIHLSVLFIGVYLIAKGRPFGVWVRSVFMKRETTV, from the coding sequence TTGCTTATTTTCCGCTATTTAACGGGTGAAGTACTAAAATCTCAGGTTGCGGTTTTTCTCACCTTAATGACAATATTTTTGTCACAAAAGTTTGTACTCATTCTGAGCTCTGCGTCTGAAGGGAGTATACCGGGTAAGTTAGTACTTGCTATGCTTGCGTTGAAACTGCCACAGTTGGCCGGATATATTTTACCGCTTAGTCTCTTTCTTGGGATCATCTTAGCCTATAGTCGCATCTACGCCGACAGTGAAATGACGGTGCTGCGCGCTTGCGGGGTCAGCGAGTGGTATGTCGTTAGGGTAACTTTAGTCTCCAGTGTCTTTTTTGCATTACTGGCCGCTTGTGTGAGCATGTATATTGCGCCTTGGGCGAGCGAAAAAGAGTACCAATTAAGAGAGCAAGCTGATGCGGAATCGGGGCTTTCTACTCTCAGAGCCGGTAGATTTCAGCAAACGGGCAATGAAAAAGCGGTGGTATTTGTTCACGGTATTAGCGAACAAGGCCGCGAATTAGACAAAGTGTTTGTCGCGCAATTGCCCGAGAAGGACTCAAATCAAGCCGCTCGTTTAGTATATGCGCAAAAAGGTGAAGTGATTGAGCTTGATAGTGGTGAGCAGCAATTACTCCTTCATGAAGGTAAGCGGTACGAGACCGATGGTTTCAGCCAAGCACTTAATCGCACTGAATTCGGTACTTATCAAGTGCAAATTAAAGAACAAGAAATTGAACACCAACGCCGTAAATTAGAGGCTATTCCAAGCTTACAGTTACTTGAAATGGATACGCCAGAAGCAAAAGCACAATTTCAGTTGCGATTATCGGTGCCCATTTCCATTTTGCTACTCACTTTACTGGCGGTTCCTTTGAGTGTGGTAAACCCAAGACAAGGCAAGTTCGCTAAGCTCGTGCCAGCAATTACGCTATATTTGGGTTATTTCATTTTACTCAATGCAGGCAAGTTTTTGTTAGCTGAAGAAAAAGTGCCAGCTTCAGTTGGTCTCTGGTGGATCCACTTAAGTGTGCTCTTTATCGGCGTTTATTTAATTGCGAAAGGAAGACCTTTTGGAGTATGGGTTCGCTCGGTATTTATGAAACGGGAGACGACGGTATGA
- the lptG gene encoding LPS export ABC transporter permease LptG: MMKTLDWYLGRSILQTTGFALLVFVGINTLIKFIEQLRSVGRGSYDLLGAMLYTIYSMPSDIVVFFPMAALIGGLIGLGALASSSELIVMQAAGWSRLQIIMSVMKTAVVLALLMMALGEWGAPKAEQTAKRLKNEAIYGGEVYSAQRGVWAKDGGNFINIGNVEKNGKLKDIAIYYFDDSLTLAKIVRAQSAQSISNGWQLQDVEEVHIDQQQITTHYSKSMLYESELSEDRLGVVSIEPDALSFTGLWSFLAYLKQNEQDSSSYELALWRKVMQPLTIGVMLLVALSFIFGPLRTVSMGARIIMGVVTGLAFHLSNEIFGPIVMVYQVPPVVGALMPSLLFIGLAIHLLKKQN, translated from the coding sequence ATGATGAAGACGCTAGATTGGTACTTAGGGCGTAGCATCTTACAAACCACAGGTTTCGCGCTATTAGTTTTTGTTGGGATCAATACGCTTATTAAATTTATTGAGCAGCTGCGTTCGGTTGGTCGTGGCAGCTATGATTTACTCGGTGCTATGCTCTATACCATATACAGCATGCCAAGCGATATTGTCGTGTTTTTCCCTATGGCTGCGCTGATAGGCGGCTTGATTGGCCTTGGTGCACTTGCTTCAAGCAGTGAGCTTATTGTGATGCAAGCGGCAGGGTGGTCACGTCTTCAAATCATTATGTCGGTGATGAAAACGGCAGTGGTACTGGCGCTACTGATGATGGCGCTTGGAGAGTGGGGCGCACCAAAAGCGGAGCAAACCGCAAAACGGTTAAAAAACGAAGCAATTTATGGTGGTGAAGTCTACAGCGCTCAGCGTGGTGTTTGGGCGAAAGATGGCGGCAATTTTATTAACATTGGTAATGTTGAAAAAAACGGTAAGCTTAAAGATATCGCAATTTATTATTTTGATGACTCACTAACTCTAGCAAAAATCGTACGCGCTCAGTCGGCGCAAAGCATATCTAACGGTTGGCAATTACAAGACGTGGAAGAAGTGCATATCGATCAACAGCAAATTACAACGCATTATTCAAAATCAATGCTCTACGAGTCTGAATTAAGTGAAGACAGGCTAGGTGTTGTATCGATAGAGCCCGATGCTTTGTCTTTTACAGGGTTATGGTCATTTCTCGCTTATCTAAAGCAAAATGAGCAAGATTCAAGTAGCTATGAACTCGCGCTGTGGCGTAAGGTGATGCAGCCGCTGACGATTGGGGTAATGCTGCTGGTGGCTTTGTCATTTATCTTCGGGCCACTGAGGACGGTGAGCATGGGCGCGCGGATTATTATGGGCGTGGTAACAGGCTTAGCTTTCCATCTGAGTAATGAAATTTTTGGCCCTATCGTGATGGTATATCAAGTGCCACCGGTGGTTGGCGCGTTAATGCCAAGCTTGTTATTTATTGGGCTGGCTATCCATCTGTTGAAGAAGCAAAATTAA
- a CDS encoding RDD family protein: MSHFAPANFSRRLASLIYDSLVVIAFAMLTTVLFLLTINALISVNVLALGNHEDVSALIQADPILYTLRATLLVLVSVLFFAYFWTKSGQTIGMRAWRLKVQTPDGALLTWPKAIARSLCALLGLGNLIVLLDFKKKRALQDMLCGTEVVVLSKEENKKVYNSLD, translated from the coding sequence ATGTCACATTTTGCTCCAGCGAATTTCAGCCGTCGCTTGGCTTCACTTATCTACGACAGCTTAGTGGTCATCGCGTTCGCAATGCTGACTACCGTGTTATTTTTACTAACCATCAATGCCTTAATTTCAGTTAACGTGCTCGCGCTCGGCAATCATGAAGACGTATCGGCGCTTATCCAAGCGGATCCTATCTTATATACACTCCGAGCCACGTTATTGGTGTTGGTTTCGGTGTTATTTTTTGCTTATTTTTGGACTAAGAGCGGCCAAACTATCGGTATGCGCGCGTGGCGTTTAAAAGTGCAAACCCCCGATGGAGCATTGTTAACCTGGCCAAAAGCAATCGCTCGTAGCCTATGCGCGCTACTAGGACTGGGTAACCTAATTGTGTTGTTAGACTTTAAAAAGAAAAGAGCGCTCCAAGACATGCTGTGTGGCACTGAAGTGGTAGTACTAAGCAAAGAGGAAAATAAAAAGGTGTATAACAGCTTAGACTAA
- a CDS encoding O-antigen ligase family protein — MLLKTALPGKDKHFISTEEMLVWAGLVLTYPMFLLGMLYVMGSVIGWIIILVIILRMYVQTNRKYPPVAPLVWIWVCAMAVMLIALLIAHSEWSLGLPQTIKSSIGWMKGWALLAIFPLIANLAKIRKEVVIRGVCIVAIHTFIFAIVSIAFYVVKLPGDIFLSPLKVIGGPGESFFMVSFYGINPETGAGRWRFFTPWAPAAGFMACIYLVFCLQEKNTKIRRWAIAGCWAMLLLSQSRAGMAIFIMLFPLVIFSDKLKEPWLLICLGVIVPTALLLGEPIYNAVMDSYEAVKQQRPGSTRVRQALANIAVQRWQMEAPIWGHGIVERGPKMVEFMPIGSHHSWYGLLFVKGIVGALALAIPMIISALYFLWHAQTSKTSQIAFCLLTVFICYSFFENLEILSYLFWPALLWFGFAFSEKDKSNSSR; from the coding sequence ATGTTATTGAAAACGGCTCTACCGGGTAAGGACAAACATTTCATCAGCACAGAAGAAATGCTTGTTTGGGCAGGACTGGTACTTACTTATCCAATGTTCTTGCTAGGCATGTTATACGTTATGGGATCTGTTATCGGGTGGATAATTATTTTAGTTATTATCTTGCGTATGTACGTACAAACTAATCGAAAATATCCTCCTGTAGCCCCCCTAGTATGGATTTGGGTATGCGCGATGGCAGTAATGCTAATCGCTTTGCTTATCGCTCACAGTGAGTGGTCATTAGGTTTGCCACAAACAATAAAATCCTCCATAGGGTGGATGAAAGGCTGGGCTCTTCTCGCTATTTTTCCTTTAATCGCCAACTTAGCGAAGATCCGTAAAGAAGTTGTCATTCGCGGTGTTTGTATTGTTGCTATTCACACATTTATTTTCGCCATCGTTTCTATCGCTTTCTATGTAGTGAAGCTACCGGGAGATATTTTTCTCTCTCCATTGAAAGTGATTGGTGGCCCTGGTGAAAGTTTTTTTATGGTGAGCTTTTATGGTATTAACCCGGAAACAGGAGCTGGACGGTGGCGTTTTTTCACCCCGTGGGCTCCTGCTGCTGGCTTTATGGCATGTATTTATTTGGTTTTTTGCTTACAGGAAAAAAACACCAAAATACGCCGATGGGCGATTGCTGGATGTTGGGCAATGTTACTGCTTTCACAATCTAGAGCTGGTATGGCGATTTTCATAATGCTTTTTCCACTTGTTATTTTTAGTGATAAATTAAAGGAGCCTTGGCTTCTGATTTGCCTCGGAGTAATTGTTCCGACTGCGTTATTGTTGGGAGAACCAATTTATAATGCAGTCATGGACTCTTATGAAGCCGTAAAACAACAAAGACCAGGTTCTACGCGCGTTAGGCAAGCTCTCGCTAATATTGCCGTTCAACGCTGGCAGATGGAAGCTCCTATCTGGGGACATGGGATTGTCGAACGAGGGCCCAAAATGGTTGAGTTTATGCCTATAGGATCTCACCATAGCTGGTATGGCTTACTATTTGTTAAAGGGATTGTCGGGGCGCTTGCGCTTGCGATTCCAATGATCATTTCCGCACTTTATTTTTTATGGCATGCACAAACGTCAAAGACTTCTCAAATCGCTTTTTGCCTGCTAACCGTATTCATCTGCTACAGTTTTTTCGAAAATTTAGAAATTCTTTCTTATTTGTTTTGGCCAGCCCTACTATGGTTTGGCTTTGCGTTTTCTGAGAAAGATAAATCCAATTCGTCGAGATAA
- a CDS encoding GumC family protein encodes MGNYVQTTTSYSRFRALVYRTLHRPYLATCLISYCVIALMVVFYLQLPPKYSSDFDMVLPGTGANSNVSLDDVGQVVSSTSAPFGKGYNPRVNYKEMLMSRNLLESAATAVELDIKTFGRPKVRLTEQTSILNVEISASSAKLAEQKAWALFNALQNQLEFLRADEVARRDDSIKAVLDQYRERLNIARNNITDFQQRSLLVSTDQLTQHIATLANLKEQIVMMNAEIGRSEYYVSQLSVDLGVSPSMAGQAFALQSDGEFRAYLSELTESSAQLSEYRSRWDEGHPKVKAELARFEQSKQALRIRSEGLVGPHAAHAFQTMDLESNPNRAQLFADLIGAFAAKKGIEAKQADLKNSVQILSEKIKVYAREAAELDRLEREFDLAEAVFTSAAARLEASKADVFASYPVIQLMTPPSVSINASSPKKSLAIAAALAAMIFLTMGMLMVNKRREIVSAILQKPE; translated from the coding sequence ATGGGTAATTATGTACAAACAACAACCTCGTATAGTCGCTTTAGAGCTTTGGTTTATCGAACTCTTCATAGACCTTACCTAGCAACTTGTTTAATAAGCTACTGTGTGATCGCATTAATGGTGGTTTTCTATTTGCAACTGCCTCCAAAGTACAGCAGCGATTTTGATATGGTGTTGCCTGGAACTGGCGCCAACAGCAATGTTTCATTGGATGACGTTGGTCAAGTCGTATCATCAACTAGCGCGCCATTTGGGAAAGGTTATAACCCAAGAGTAAACTACAAAGAAATGTTAATGAGCAGAAATTTACTTGAAAGTGCAGCTACTGCTGTGGAACTGGATATTAAAACTTTTGGTCGTCCAAAAGTAAGACTGACCGAGCAAACTTCTATTCTCAATGTCGAGATCAGCGCCAGCTCAGCTAAACTCGCAGAACAAAAAGCTTGGGCACTATTTAATGCGCTCCAAAACCAACTCGAGTTTTTAAGGGCGGATGAAGTCGCACGTAGAGATGACAGCATAAAAGCAGTGCTCGACCAGTATCGCGAGCGCCTAAACATCGCCAGAAACAATATCACCGATTTCCAGCAACGCTCTTTGTTGGTATCCACAGATCAACTAACTCAACACATAGCTACACTTGCTAATTTAAAAGAGCAAATTGTAATGATGAACGCCGAAATTGGCCGCTCAGAATACTATGTATCTCAACTTAGTGTAGACCTAGGTGTTTCACCCTCAATGGCAGGACAAGCATTTGCGCTGCAATCTGATGGCGAGTTTCGGGCCTACTTATCCGAGCTAACTGAATCCTCAGCGCAACTGAGTGAGTATCGCTCTCGGTGGGACGAAGGACATCCTAAAGTAAAAGCTGAGCTCGCAAGATTCGAGCAATCAAAGCAAGCCTTGCGGATCCGCTCTGAAGGTTTAGTTGGACCTCATGCAGCTCATGCTTTTCAGACAATGGACTTAGAAAGTAATCCTAACCGCGCGCAGCTATTCGCAGATCTGATTGGCGCATTTGCTGCAAAAAAAGGCATTGAAGCAAAGCAAGCGGATTTAAAAAATTCAGTACAGATACTTAGTGAGAAAATAAAAGTTTATGCCAGAGAAGCTGCGGAACTTGATCGTCTAGAACGAGAATTTGACTTAGCGGAAGCGGTATTTACGTCAGCAGCTGCGCGTTTAGAAGCAAGTAAAGCCGATGTATTTGCTTCTTATCCTGTCATCCAGTTAATGACGCCACCATCAGTTTCCATCAATGCCAGCAGTCCCAAAAAAAGCTTAGCGATAGCTGCAGCTTTAGCCGCGATGATCTTCTTAACGATGGGTATGCTAATGGTCAACAAGCGCAGAGAGATAGTGTCGGCTATTCTACAAAAACCGGAATAG